In the genome of Candidatus Bathyarchaeota archaeon, the window AGCCCTCGGTGCGCTACGCGAACTCAAAGCAATAGGAAACTCGCAAGTAAACGTATCGCTCCTGGTTTCACCAGATGAAGAAGTGGGCGGAGAGCTTGGTGTAGGATATTTAGTGGAAAAAGTTAAGATTAGGGCAGATGGTGCGATAATTCTTGACTCAGGTCCAGACATTGTCAGCATTGGCGCCAGTGGAGCTGTCTGGGGTAAAGTAACTGTACGAGGGCTCCAAGGACATGCTGGATATCCCCATTTAGCGAAGAATGCGATTGAACTGGCCCTACCACTTTTAAACGATCTAGCCCGATATGCCAAGATTCGGGAGAAGGTTAGGTCAAAGTTGCCAGCTCCACCAACTGCTCCAAAGAAACGGATATGGGGAAGGTTTTCTATTACGATGCTTCGTGCTGGTGAAAAAGAAAATGTAATCCCCGGTGAATGTGAAGCTCGCTTTGATCTTCGGATATGCCCAGATGAAGACGACGAGAAAGCAAGACAAGCATTGTTAAATTATTTTGAAAAGATTCGTGAAAAACACAAATGTGATGCACAACTCGAATTTATGTCTAAGCGGGCATCCAATTATTATACGGATCAGAAACATCCTCTTGTGAGGGGCTTGTCGCTTGCAGTGAAGCAGGTTGTGGGTAAAGTTCCTGTTGCCGCTGATCTTGGAGGCAATGATGGCCATTATTTTGCGAGAGCTGGTATCCCGGTTGTTTCTTATGGTCCCATTAGAAATGACTGCAATGTTCATGGAAAAGACGAATTCGTTTACATAAGCGACCTTGAGCTTGTAAAAAATGTTCTAGTTCAATTATGTAGTAACTGGACTTATTTAACAAGAGAATCCACATGAGTAAAAAAATTGTGATGAGATTTGAGGGTCAGCCTATTTTCCTTTAAAGTACGGTATGATTTTCTCTCCGAAAATCTTGATTTGCTCATTAAGCTTCTTGATATCTGAGGTTACGTATATGCCGATGAGATCTTTCATGACTATGTGTGTGGCTCCGGCTTTCACGAATTCTTCAAGTTTGCCGATTACCTCATCAACTGTGCCTACCGCTACCCATTTCTCAACGATTTCATCAGGCATGGCTTCAGCAGCTTTGCGTGGATGCGCAACAATTTCCTCTGTCGGTGGCGCTCTCTGGTACGCGTAATCAATAGTCGGTGCAATTGGCACTTCGAATCCCATTTCCTTGAGAAGTTTTCTGTGAGTTAGCATAATGATCTCAGGCTTTATAGCATCAATCGCTTGCTTTCGCATCGCCGGGTCCTCAGTAACGCCAGTATATTCAAAGGCGACTTTTTCTATGGCTTCAAAATCTCTGCCAGCTTCTAAGGCAGCCTTCCTAATTATCTCAAGTCTTCGCCTATACGTTTCAGGCGTGTTAATCCAAGGCTTCCAGCCATCAGCAACCTCTCCTACGAGCCTTAACGATCGTGGCGAGCCTAGCGCACCTATGTAAATGGGTGGAGCAGGCTGTTGCACGCA includes:
- a CDS encoding LLM class flavin-dependent oxidoreductase produces the protein MAIRFGLHATVLPVADLVSAGILAEKYGFDSIWVPDHYTDMPPSGDKVDPWIVFAAIGAQTKRLILASDVTDVLRTHPTKIAHIVATLEELTGGRTILGLGAGEAMNLRAYGLPWEDPDTRIARLKEAIEVIRLMWKSSRASPVSFKGKFYSLDNAWLDQKCVQQPAPPIYIGALGSPRSLRLVGEVADGWKPWINTPETYRRRLEIIRKAALEAGRDFEAIEKVAFEYTGVTEDPAMRKQAIDAIKPEIIMLTHRKLLKEMGFEVPIAPTIDYAYQRAPPTEEIVAHPRKAAEAMPDEIVEKWVAVGTVDEVIGKLEEFVKAGATHIVMKDLIGIYVTSDIKKLNEQIKIFGEKIIPYFKGK
- a CDS encoding ArgE/DapE family deacylase, translated to MNRQYELELLSKLVEIDTNAQTKTGYVACSEAIRTEAEKLGLKVRVYDSAKLASDKMSRPNLVIDLDVDASERIIFSTHYDVVPAGQGWIHEPFKLTVEGNRAYGRGASDNKAGIAAALGALRELKAIGNSQVNVSLLVSPDEEVGGELGVGYLVEKVKIRADGAIILDSGPDIVSIGASGAVWGKVTVRGLQGHAGYPHLAKNAIELALPLLNDLARYAKIREKVRSKLPAPPTAPKKRIWGRFSITMLRAGEKENVIPGECEARFDLRICPDEDDEKARQALLNYFEKIREKHKCDAQLEFMSKRASNYYTDQKHPLVRGLSLAVKQVVGKVPVAADLGGNDGHYFARAGIPVVSYGPIRNDCNVHGKDEFVYISDLELVKNVLVQLCSNWTYLTREST